DNA sequence from the Phragmitibacter flavus genome:
CGATTTCAATCGCATCTACTTCACCCAGGAAGACGTCGACAAGTTCAAGGCCAACTACGCCGAGACCCTCCACAACTACATCGTCACCAGCAACAGCATCGATCCCGCGTTCGAGATCTACGACATCTACCGCGAGCGCGTTCAGGAACGCATCGACTTCGTCGCCAAAACGCTGAAGGAAACCAAGTTCGACTACGCCAGCACCGATGTCGTCACCATCAAACGTGACAAACTTCCCTGGCCTGCCAACAAAGCCGAAGCCGACAAACTCTGGCTGAACCTCATCGAGGCGGACCTCCTTTCCGAGCGCCTTTCCGACATCACCAAGGAAGAAGCCCGCGTCAAAAAAGCCGAGGAGAAAAAAGCCAAAGCTGAAAAAGACCTCGCCGAAGGCAAAAAAGCCGACGAAAAACCCGCCAAGGAAGCCAAAGAGGCCACTCCCGAAAAAGAGGAAACTCCTGCAGAACGCGTCGCCAAACGCTACGAGCGTCTCATTGAGCAAATCGACGAGAACGAAAAAGAGGACATCGCCAACTTCTTCCTCTCCTGCATCGCCAACGCCTACGATCCTCACACCGAATACATGAGCCCTCAGGAAACGGACAACTTCCGGATCCAGATGAACCATTCCCTCGTCGGCATCGGTGCCCTCCTCCAGTCCAGCGAAGACAACCTCGCCGAAATCCACGGCATCGTCGTCGGTGGCCCTGCTGACAAACAAGGCGAGCTCAAACTGAAAGACAAAATCCTTGCCGTCGCCCAGGGCGAAAAAGGCGAATACGTCGACATCAAATACATGAAGCTCAACAAAATCGTTGAGATGATCCGCGGCAAAGACGGCACCGTCGTCCGCCTCAAGGTCATCTCCGCCGATGAGCCCGACATCAACAAGGAAATCGCCATCATCCGTGGCGAAGTCGAACTCAAAGAAAAACTCGCCAACGCCGAACTCATCGTCACCCCTCCCCTCAACGGTCGCACCAAAAAACTCGGCTGGATCCACCTGTCCTCCTTCTACGCCGACATGGAAGGCGGCACCGTCAGCTGCTCCGCCGACGTCGAACGTCTCCTGCGCCGTCTGATGGCCGAAAAAATTGAAGGCCTCATCATCGACCTTCGTGGCGATGGCGGTGGTTCCCTTGAAGAAGCCATCAAACTCACCGGCCTCTTCATTCCCAAAGGTCCCGTCGTCCAGTCCAAAGACTACCGCGGCAACATCCAGTGGCGCGACAGCGAAAACGATCGCCCCGTCTATGAAGGTCCCCTCCTCGTCCTTACCGACAAAGCCAGCGCCTCCGCCAGTGAAATTTTCGCCGCCGCCCTCCAGGACTACCGCCGCGCCGTCATCGTCGGTGAAAAATCCTCCTTCGGCAAAGGCACCGTGCAGACCATCATCCCCGTCGATCGTTTCATGAACAGTGGCCTCGGCATGTTCAGCCTCAACAAACCCCGCGCCGGACACCTCAAGGTCACCATTCAAAAATTCTACCGCATCGCCGGTGGTTCCACCCAGCTTCGCGGTGTCGTTCCCGACATCATCATCCCCAGCCTTCGCGACGTCATGGAAATCGGTGAAGACGCCCTCCCCCACGCCCTTCCTTACGACACCATCCCACCCCGC
Encoded proteins:
- a CDS encoding carboxy terminal-processing peptidase; this translates as MRKAPSLLPVAAILALLSATPSPAPAETNYGSIAMNVARMLEGHHYSQQSFDSSMSQRVLDGYLNLLDFNRIYFTQEDVDKFKANYAETLHNYIVTSNSIDPAFEIYDIYRERVQERIDFVAKTLKETKFDYASTDVVTIKRDKLPWPANKAEADKLWLNLIEADLLSERLSDITKEEARVKKAEEKKAKAEKDLAEGKKADEKPAKEAKEATPEKEETPAERVAKRYERLIEQIDENEKEDIANFFLSCIANAYDPHTEYMSPQETDNFRIQMNHSLVGIGALLQSSEDNLAEIHGIVVGGPADKQGELKLKDKILAVAQGEKGEYVDIKYMKLNKIVEMIRGKDGTVVRLKVISADEPDINKEIAIIRGEVELKEKLANAELIVTPPLNGRTKKLGWIHLSSFYADMEGGTVSCSADVERLLRRLMAEKIEGLIIDLRGDGGGSLEEAIKLTGLFIPKGPVVQSKDYRGNIQWRDSENDRPVYEGPLLVLTDKASASASEIFAAALQDYRRAVIVGEKSSFGKGTVQTIIPVDRFMNSGLGMFSLNKPRAGHLKVTIQKFYRIAGGSTQLRGVVPDIIIPSLRDVMEIGEDALPHALPYDTIPPRTFTYATKVPLPFKELETRVKSRLTVNPEFQYITEDTLRLKERIDKNSVSLNEKERLSEIRENKARIETRKEARKERVQKLADAKTEPFTNFRLNLDNVDAPGLTEESKFSEEDTTGMRLAAKEDEEDEDIAADDKKLLPFGIEPFKLESLYILSDLIDLDGNSPKTANTSEIKKPAGS